The following DNA comes from Maylandia zebra isolate NMK-2024a linkage group LG6, Mzebra_GT3a, whole genome shotgun sequence.
CCGCACGGCAGGCGGCGTCAGCCTCTGGCTGACGATCGCAGGAAGTGCGTTTTCAGGAAACAGCAACACTGTCGTACGctgttttttgttcttaaaCTTACACGAACGTGGTGTGAGGTTATTTACACTGGCCTGAAGAAAACATACAGCCGACCATTCTAGTCCCTTACCGAGATTGGATTTTGAACGCAAATTTCAATCTTTGCCTTCGAACTACGTAAGTTGTGGCTTCGGTTAATGACTTAGTTTTCATAGCTTATGTAAGCTAGTTAGCAAGGGAAAGCTAACCGCTTTCCCGTCATCAATCAAATCTTAAAATTGTCAAAGCTAGCggttttatttttcactgcttgcatttttaattgttgttgttgtaattttcAGATAAACGATGGGTTCGTCTAAGAAACATAAGGAAAAGAGCCGCGATAAGGACACAGAGGAGCGCCGTCGTGAACATAAGAAACATCGCCACAAGGAGCGCGACAGAGACACTTCGGACCGAGACAAGGAGAAAAGAAAGCGCTCCAGGTCCAGGGAAAGAGGCAGACGGGAGAGCCGTGGGAAGGGTGAAAGGAGCAGCGGGGAACCACGAGTGAAGAAGGAGAAAGTAGATGCGGGATATGAGGAAAGCAATACTGAAGTGCAGCCTCAATCTGCGAGCGGAGATGCATCTCTCAGCATcgaggaaacaaacaaactcaggGCAAAGTTGGGTCTGAAGCCTCTGGAACTGAATGAGAACAAGAAAGAGCTTGGGACCAAAGAGGAACCCATGGTTGCAGAGACCATCAACCCCGTGGTCATCCAGCAGCAGAAAGAGATGAGAGAGAAGCTTGCAGCTTTGAAGGAAAAACGCAAACTCAATCTGAAACTGGGGAAAGTCAAAACCCTAGCTGAGGATGACTGGCTGGATGACACATCCTCCTGGGTCGAGAGAAGCAGAAAGctggcaaaagaaaaagaaatggcagAAAAAAGAGCCAAACTTCTGGAAGAGATGGATGAAGAGTTTGGTGTCAGCAATCTGGTAGAGGAGGAATTTGCTCAGATTAAACAGGATGCGTACACATCTCGAGATTTAAAGGGACTCATAGTGCAGCACAAAGTAGAGTCTTTCTCTGAGGGCCAGACTGTCATCCTGACCCTTGAAGACAAAGGTGTtttggaagaggaggaagatgtGCTGGTAAATGTGGGACTGGTGGACAAGGAAAAGGCAGAAAAGAATGtggaattaaaaaagaaaaagccagaTTACAAACCTTACGAAGAAGAGGAGAGCGTTGACGACATGGTTTCATTTAAATCTCGCTCTGTTCTGTCAAAGTATGATGAGGAAATTGAAGGTGAGAAGAAAAAGAGCTTCCGGTTGAATACAGGTGGTTTTGCAGATGGAGAGCGAGAGCGCGAGCTCCAGGCCATGAAAGAAATGCTGCGAAATCAGGCCCAGTCCTTGGAAATGCCTGCGCTCTCTATCGCCTCGGAGTACTACACACCACAGGAAATGGTGggctttaaaaagacaaaacgtAGAGTGAAGAAGATCAGGAAGAAGGAGAAGACATCCACTGCAGATGACCTTCACCTCGATGACACCCGCAGCTCTGACTTTGGCTCCAGGACACGTGGCCGAGGCCGCAAACAGGAGGATGATGAAGACCAAGAAGTAAAGAAAGAGGAGAAGGTGGTGACGCATGAAATCCCCCTATTGTCTGACGACATCAGGATGGCAGAAATGGACATAAGCGACGATGAGGAATTTACCCCTCCTGAGCCAGCTGTAATTGAGGAGGATGAGGCAGAGCAGGAGCTGCAGAAGCAGTTGGAGAAGCAGAGGAAGCTGAAGCAAATGCAGCTCCTGAAAGActctggggcgaaggtggcagagcaggttaAGAAGCTTGTTAAAGATGACAATGAAGACGATCCTGAAAAGAAGAACAACATTGTTTTCAATGCTACCTCAGAGTTTTGCAGAACCCTGGGTGATATCCCAACATACGGACTGTCAGGCAACAGAGAGGACCAGGAAGACATTATGGACTTTgaacaggaggaggaaaaagatgATGCTGGAGGTTCAGACTCTGACATGGATGAGAATGTTGGATGGAGCACAGTTAACCTGGATGAGGAACAAAAACAACCAGATTTCgccacagcctctgccaccattTTGGACGAGGAGCCCATCGTCAACTCCGGCCTCGCTGCTGCCCTGTTGCTGTGCAAAAATAAGGGTCTGTTGGAGACTCAAATGCAGAAAGTAGCACGTGTCAAAGCGCCAAAGGGTGCCCTGCCCAATGGCGACTACTGCATCGAGGACAAGATGGGCTTTGATGACAAGTACAGCCGCAGGGAAGAATACAGAGGCTTCACGCAAGACTTCAAGGAGAAGGATGGCTACAAGCCTGACGTCAAGATTGAGTACGTGGACGAGTCTGGGCGGAAACTCACTCCAAAAGAAGCTTTTAGGCAGCTCTCCCATCGATTCCATGGAAAGGGGTCTGGAAAAATGAAGACCGAGAGGAGGATGAAAAAGCTGGAGGAAGAGGCGTTGCTGAAGAAGATGAGCAGCAGCGATACTCCTCTGGGAACTGTGGCTTTACTGCAGGAGAAGCAAAAATCCCAGAAAACGCCATATATTGTGCTTAGTGGGAGTGGAAAGAGTATGAATGCAAACACCATTACTAAATAAGCATGAAATAAGTGTATTATAATTGTGTATAATTAACGTAGAAATATTCAAGTACATAGATAAAATacaccacacacatacacatcttTTAATTAATGTCTACGATTTAATGTCCTAGTTTATAGAAGCTGCATTGTTGTGTTGAAGAATTGTTCAATAAAATCAGTACAATTCAGAGGAAGTGTTTGGTTTTTCCTTGTGTTTGGAATTTACATGATTAATTCAGATCACAGCTATATTAagtcataaaaacaacaaaattatttCTCTAATATTGTAGGTTATTTACTTTACCACAAAAAAGATTACTGTACCTGTGAACTAGTGCTATATAAAAACCTGGATATATTGAATTGAGCACTGTGTGTTTAAAATGCCTTTTAGTTTCATGAAAGCTGTTTGAGTAGGGTCTGTAATTGTGCCCTGGCAAATATAGCAGGTGCAtttaatttcaatatttttaatgGAAACTACATGACAGGAATTAATGCAAACATAAGTGCATTATGGGTGCACACATTGACTAATTACCCAAAATATAACAATATaaactcactggccacttcttTTCAAATACTTGTTAATAAAAAATGTCTAATAAACCAATCAGATGGTGTAGACATACTTAAGATAACTTCCTGAATTTGAAAATGAGCACCAGAATAAGGATGAAGGGTGATTTCAGTGGCACTGGTGTTGGTACAAGACGGGCTGGCATGAGTACTTCAGAAAATGCTGATCTACTGTGATCTAGATGCAAGATCACATCTTTGGAATAGTGGTGTAGTAGGAGATTCACAAAGTGGATCTGCAGCAATGAAGATGcggtcatgtcaatatggaccaaactctgaggaatgttttaaGCACTTTGCTCAATCTATGCTACAAAGAATTAAAGTAGTTCTGAAAGCAAAAAAGGCTCCAACCTGGAGGACTAAACTCTTAGTTATACGTTAATACATAATCTGTAAGTTCTCATATAAACTGGGCTGAAAGTCATGCTATACATACAACAATgtagtttggatttttttttaaaggaaaagtaGATAAATGAACTTATTTTACATGCATAATACCATTCATATTGCTTTACACTGTAAACCAGAACAATACTAATGGGGCATAGCCAGTTGATTCAGATGTAAAGGtatttataaatatgcataccTTCTTTGAATTAGTATGAGAATGAGTATGGACATTAAGCATGTTTTCTTTACACTGATATAGCCTGCTTCTTTTTTGTCTGTGGAGAACCACAGACATTATTAGAGAGACAAAGACCCCTGAACTGAAACGTATGGGAGAATTCTACAATAGCAAAGATAGTATACATAGATACAGACATTCATACACTACGACAATTATAGTATAATAGTAATTATTTTTTGCATTAAgtgataaaattatttttcaaacaagggataaataaagttttttctcATGATCAAAAACGTCAGCAAAccgttttgttgttgttgttgttgttgtttaagttATTAAGTAGTGAAGATAATTTATGGGATGGTTAATTTTCAACTATAGAGTCTTACCAAATAACTTTgagtcgtttttttttttttttttcattttcactgcaGGTAACATGTATGTGTAAcattgcatgtgacaaataaaggcttgaTGGATTGTATTACattgaaaataagaaaacaatatCTGGATCTTCACAGGGCGTACAACCATTTACATCAACTGCCGAGAGGCGTTTAGATTGACTGGCGGAACTAAAGCGCACGGTTTAGATGCTGGTCGAACCCTATTTTGTTGCACAACCTGTAGCAAAGTGGTTAGCGAAGCaaaaactagcgagctaacgtCGCATCATCAAGCTCGATATGCCCGCCCATCGGTGAGTCTTGCAGCTATATTACATTAAGTTATGCATCGGATGGATGCATAGTGAGAGGGCTGCACGGTTTAAAACGATAATTGTCAACGTCTGCGGCGTGTCAGCTTTTCCAAAGCTTCCTGTTGTTTAGCTAACCGCAAGCTTAGTGACAGCGG
Coding sequences within:
- the sart1 gene encoding U4/U6.U5 tri-snRNP-associated protein 1: MGSSKKHKEKSRDKDTEERRREHKKHRHKERDRDTSDRDKEKRKRSRSRERGRRESRGKGERSSGEPRVKKEKVDAGYEESNTEVQPQSASGDASLSIEETNKLRAKLGLKPLELNENKKELGTKEEPMVAETINPVVIQQQKEMREKLAALKEKRKLNLKLGKVKTLAEDDWLDDTSSWVERSRKLAKEKEMAEKRAKLLEEMDEEFGVSNLVEEEFAQIKQDAYTSRDLKGLIVQHKVESFSEGQTVILTLEDKGVLEEEEDVLVNVGLVDKEKAEKNVELKKKKPDYKPYEEEESVDDMVSFKSRSVLSKYDEEIEGEKKKSFRLNTGGFADGERERELQAMKEMLRNQAQSLEMPALSIASEYYTPQEMVGFKKTKRRVKKIRKKEKTSTADDLHLDDTRSSDFGSRTRGRGRKQEDDEDQEVKKEEKVVTHEIPLLSDDIRMAEMDISDDEEFTPPEPAVIEEDEAEQELQKQLEKQRKLKQMQLLKDSGAKVAEQVKKLVKDDNEDDPEKKNNIVFNATSEFCRTLGDIPTYGLSGNREDQEDIMDFEQEEEKDDAGGSDSDMDENVGWSTVNLDEEQKQPDFATASATILDEEPIVNSGLAAALLLCKNKGLLETQMQKVARVKAPKGALPNGDYCIEDKMGFDDKYSRREEYRGFTQDFKEKDGYKPDVKIEYVDESGRKLTPKEAFRQLSHRFHGKGSGKMKTERRMKKLEEEALLKKMSSSDTPLGTVALLQEKQKSQKTPYIVLSGSGKSMNANTITK